A single Comamonas sp. NLF-1-9 DNA region contains:
- a CDS encoding DUF2945 domain-containing protein, translated as MSKQYQAGDHVSWNSEAGRVRGTISKVHKSDFKWKGYQRHASSEEPQYEIKSDKTDHVAVHKGSALRLLKS; from the coding sequence ATGAGCAAGCAATACCAGGCGGGCGACCACGTGAGCTGGAACTCGGAAGCCGGGCGGGTGCGCGGCACCATCAGCAAGGTGCACAAGAGCGACTTCAAGTGGAAGGGCTACCAGCGCCACGCCAGCAGCGAGGAGCCGCAATACGAAATCAAGAGCGACAAGACCGACCACGTGGCGGTGCACAAGGGCAGCGCGCTGCGGCTGCTGAAGAGCTGA
- a CDS encoding GntR family transcriptional regulator → MDTPASTTAVIVESLTRAIVEHRLLPGTKLAEQKLADHFGVSRTLVRQALFQLAQNRLIRLEPARGAFVATPSVQEARQVFAVRRMLELATVRAFMAASTPAKIRALKKHMEAERKAMQGQDVSERTQLLGDFHVQIATLMGNAVLAQLLGELISRCALITLMYQSSTAAEHSHAEHEAIYGAIVSGDEAAAVQLMQEHLDNVEAGLMFERDLPTNDLSMALSATNP, encoded by the coding sequence ATGGACACCCCCGCCTCCACCACCGCGGTGATCGTCGAGAGCCTGACGCGCGCCATCGTCGAGCACCGCCTGCTGCCTGGCACCAAGCTGGCCGAGCAAAAGCTCGCCGACCACTTCGGCGTGTCGCGCACGCTGGTGCGCCAGGCGCTGTTCCAGCTGGCGCAAAACCGCCTGATTCGCCTGGAGCCGGCGCGTGGCGCCTTCGTTGCCACCCCTTCGGTGCAGGAGGCGCGCCAGGTGTTTGCGGTGCGCCGCATGCTGGAGCTGGCCACGGTGCGCGCCTTCATGGCAGCGAGCACGCCGGCCAAGATCCGTGCGCTCAAGAAGCACATGGAGGCCGAGCGCAAGGCCATGCAAGGCCAGGACGTGAGCGAGCGCACCCAGTTGCTGGGCGACTTTCACGTGCAGATCGCCACGCTCATGGGCAATGCGGTGCTGGCTCAGTTGCTGGGCGAGCTGATCTCGCGCTGCGCGCTGATCACGCTGATGTACCAGAGCAGTACCGCGGCCGAACACTCGCACGCCGAGCACGAAGCCATCTACGGCGCCATCGTCTCCGGCGACGAAGCCGCAGCGGTGCAGCTGATGCAGGAACACCTGGACAACGTCGAGGCCGGACTGATGTTCGAGCGCGACCTGCCCACCAACGACCTCTCCATGGCGCTGAGCGCCACCAACC